A genomic stretch from Vibrio coralliilyticus includes:
- a CDS encoding DUF1338 domain-containing protein, with protein MTPQVLFQSLWNDYIQRLCPSADKVHHLLQENEPLINDHIALRTFNVAPLGIETLAKPFIDVGYKPCGDYEFESKKLVAKHFEHPDPKQPKVFISELKVNECSPELQAIVAKLVEQLDTDKLKGHEFLSGGRLWDLSFSDYQLLAKESEYASWLAAHGYGANHFTVSVNQLDAFEEVKGVNDHLREAGFTINESGGEVKGSPDVLLEQSSTMADKVPVTFTEGTEMVPGGFYEFAKRYPMSNGELYPGFVAASADKIFESTNG; from the coding sequence ATGACGCCACAAGTTTTATTCCAGTCGTTATGGAATGACTATATTCAACGCTTATGTCCCTCTGCTGATAAAGTTCACCATCTGCTTCAGGAAAATGAGCCATTGATTAATGACCACATTGCGCTGCGTACATTTAATGTCGCACCTCTAGGTATTGAGACTCTGGCCAAACCGTTTATCGACGTTGGCTATAAGCCATGCGGTGATTACGAGTTCGAAAGTAAGAAGTTAGTGGCGAAGCACTTTGAGCATCCAGACCCGAAACAGCCAAAAGTTTTTATCAGTGAACTAAAAGTGAACGAGTGTTCTCCAGAGCTTCAGGCCATCGTTGCCAAGCTGGTTGAGCAATTGGACACCGATAAGCTAAAAGGTCATGAGTTCTTGTCTGGTGGGCGTCTATGGGATCTGAGTTTTTCTGATTATCAGCTGCTGGCAAAAGAGAGTGAATACGCTTCTTGGCTAGCGGCACACGGCTACGGTGCTAACCACTTTACGGTTAGTGTAAATCAGCTGGACGCTTTTGAAGAAGTGAAAGGTGTTAATGACCACCTACGTGAAGCTGGCTTTACGATCAATGAATCAGGCGGTGAAGTGAAAGGCTCGCCGGATGTGCTGCTTGAACAGTCTTCTACTATGGCAGATAAAGTACCAGTGACCTTCACTGAAGGTACTGAGATGGTTCCTGGTGGCTTCTATGAGTTTGCTAAGCGTTACCCAATGAGCAACGGTGAACTTTACCCTGGGTTTGTTGCCGCTTCTGCTGACAAGATTTTCGAAAGTACTAACGGTTAG
- the astD gene encoding succinylglutamate-semialdehyde dehydrogenase: protein MTHWIAGEWLAGQGEAMNSTSPYNNEVIWQGDSASPAQVEAAVSAARSAFLSWKKMTYAERETIVLAFAEKVKENSEQIAEIIAKETGKPIWETRTEAAAMAGKIAISIRAYHDRTGEATREAAGNQIVLRHRPLGVMAVFGPYNFPGHLPNGHIVPALLAGNTVVFKPSEQTPLTGEFAMKLWQQAGLPAGVINLVQGAKETGVALADSKGIDGVLFTGSANTGHILHRQFAGQPGKMLALEMGGNNPMVISENYGELDATVYTIIQSAFISAGQRCTCARRLYVPVGEKGDQLVSKLVEATQKIRVDQPFAEPAPFMGPQISKAAADFILNAQTNLQSLGGVSLLEAKAGEAAFVSPGIIDVTPIADLPDEEYFGPLLQVVRYQGLEKAVELANDTRFGLSAGLVSTDDSEWDYFVDHIRAGIVNRNRQLTGASGDAPFGGPGASGNLRPSAYYAADYCAYPMASMEGGETLLPATLSPGVEL from the coding sequence ATGACACATTGGATTGCAGGCGAGTGGCTTGCAGGGCAAGGCGAAGCGATGAACTCGACTAGCCCATACAACAATGAAGTAATCTGGCAAGGTGACAGTGCGTCGCCTGCGCAGGTTGAAGCGGCCGTCAGTGCAGCACGCAGCGCCTTCCTTAGCTGGAAGAAAATGACTTATGCTGAGCGTGAGACTATCGTTCTGGCCTTTGCCGAAAAAGTTAAAGAAAACAGCGAGCAAATCGCTGAAATCATTGCAAAAGAAACCGGAAAGCCTATTTGGGAAACACGCACAGAAGCGGCTGCGATGGCGGGTAAGATTGCGATTTCTATTCGTGCATACCATGACCGTACGGGTGAAGCAACACGTGAAGCGGCAGGCAACCAGATTGTTCTACGTCACCGCCCTCTAGGTGTGATGGCGGTATTCGGCCCTTATAACTTCCCTGGTCATTTACCAAATGGCCACATTGTTCCGGCGCTACTTGCTGGTAACACGGTCGTGTTTAAGCCTTCAGAGCAAACGCCACTCACTGGCGAGTTCGCGATGAAACTATGGCAACAAGCAGGCTTACCAGCAGGTGTAATCAACCTTGTTCAGGGCGCGAAGGAAACTGGTGTTGCTCTGGCAGATTCGAAAGGTATTGATGGCGTATTGTTCACGGGTAGTGCAAACACAGGTCATATCCTGCACCGTCAGTTTGCAGGGCAGCCGGGTAAAATGTTGGCGCTAGAAATGGGTGGTAACAACCCTATGGTGATCTCTGAGAACTATGGCGAGTTGGATGCAACCGTGTATACCATTATTCAGTCTGCTTTCATTAGTGCAGGTCAACGTTGTACTTGTGCCCGTCGCCTTTACGTACCTGTTGGTGAGAAAGGTGATCAACTGGTGAGCAAGCTGGTTGAAGCAACACAAAAGATTCGTGTTGATCAGCCATTTGCTGAGCCTGCACCATTTATGGGCCCTCAGATTTCTAAAGCAGCGGCTGACTTTATTCTTAATGCGCAAACAAACTTGCAAAGCCTTGGCGGTGTGAGCTTGCTGGAAGCGAAAGCGGGTGAAGCAGCATTTGTTTCTCCGGGTATCATTGATGTAACACCAATCGCTGATCTGCCAGATGAAGAGTATTTTGGACCACTACTGCAAGTGGTGCGTTACCAAGGCTTAGAGAAAGCCGTTGAACTGGCAAACGATACGCGCTTTGGCTTATCGGCGGGGCTGGTTTCAACCGATGACAGCGAGTGGGATTACTTTGTTGACCACATTCGCGCAGGTATCGTCAATCGCAACCGTCAGCTAACTGGCGCAAGCGGTGATGCACCATTCGGTGGTCCAGGTGCTTCGGGTAACTTACGCCCAAGTGCTTACTACGCAGCAGATTACTGCGCATACCCAATGGCATCAATGGAAGGTGGGGAAACTCTACTGCCTGCTACATTGAGCCCGGGTGTTGAGTTATAA
- the asd gene encoding archaetidylserine decarboxylase (Phosphatidylserine decarboxylase is synthesized as a single chain precursor. Generation of the pyruvoyl active site from a Ser is coupled to cleavage of a Gly-Ser bond between the larger (beta) and smaller (alpha chains). It is an integral membrane protein.) — protein MDKIKVGLQYWIPQHGLTRLVGKLASAKAGGLTTAIIRWFIKQYNVNMDEAKHSDPKHFKTFNDFFVRELKEGARPITEGESIITHPADACVSQFGPITDGKLIQAKGHDFSAQELLGGDAELAEEFADGEFATLYLSPRDYHRVHMPCDGTLRQMIYVPGDLFSVNPLTAENVPNLFARNERVVCVFDTAFGPMAQVLVGATIVGSIEQIWAGTITPPRGNTVYKWDYPSEGDKAVILKKGEEMGRFKLGSTVINLFAKDAIKFDDSMANGQTTVMGTPYAHLAKQEQE, from the coding sequence CCCTCAACACGGCTTAACCCGTCTCGTCGGTAAGCTGGCATCCGCAAAAGCTGGCGGCCTAACCACAGCTATCATTCGCTGGTTCATCAAGCAATACAATGTCAACATGGACGAGGCTAAGCACTCAGATCCCAAGCACTTCAAAACTTTCAACGACTTTTTTGTTCGTGAGTTGAAAGAAGGCGCGCGCCCGATCACTGAAGGCGAGTCTATTATCACCCACCCTGCAGATGCATGCGTCAGTCAGTTTGGTCCAATTACTGACGGCAAGCTGATTCAAGCAAAAGGTCACGATTTTTCAGCGCAGGAGCTACTGGGTGGCGACGCTGAGCTAGCAGAAGAGTTCGCCGACGGTGAATTTGCAACACTTTACCTGTCACCACGTGACTACCACCGAGTCCATATGCCATGTGATGGTACACTGCGTCAGATGATCTACGTGCCGGGCGATCTGTTTTCAGTCAACCCTCTGACCGCTGAAAATGTCCCAAACCTGTTTGCTCGTAATGAGCGTGTGGTGTGTGTCTTCGATACCGCATTTGGTCCAATGGCTCAAGTGCTGGTGGGTGCAACGATCGTCGGTAGTATAGAGCAGATCTGGGCTGGCACGATTACCCCACCACGCGGCAATACGGTCTACAAATGGGATTACCCAAGCGAAGGGGACAAAGCCGTGATTCTTAAGAAAGGCGAAGAAATGGGCCGTTTCAAGTTAGGTTCGACCGTTATCAACCTATTTGCTAAAGACGCGATAAAATTCGACGATTCCATGGCTAACGGCCAAACAACGGTGATGGGTACGCCTTATGCCCATCTGGCCAAGCAAGAACAAGAATAA